One Ostrea edulis chromosome 2, xbOstEdul1.1, whole genome shotgun sequence genomic region harbors:
- the LOC125667259 gene encoding guanylate cyclase soluble subunit beta-1-like produces MYGFVNYALELLVVRNFGNEAWENIKKEAGLEMEGHFLVRQVYEDVKTYDLVGAASKVLELPAADILQFFGKMFFEFCQESGYDKILQVLGGTTRDFLQNLDALHDHLATIYPGMRAPSFRCTERKEDGALILHYYSERDGLEPIVIGIVKEVAHKLHESEVDVEVINFKSKDCDHVQFAITHKDKQAKEVDSVSPGHHGMFSKMKKISPATFCRAFPFHFMYDRNMILRQTGSSLQRVIPHTSVDNCRVDSVFEMIRPHMDFEFNNVLSHINTVYVLRTKHGILDSDGLYIQTNFTEHHDISRMRLKGQMIYVPESDMMLFLCSPSVTNLDDLHRKGLYLSDIPLHDATRDLVLLSERFEADYKLAQNLEVLNDQLQQTYRELEDEKAKTDRLMYSILPISVANELRHHRPVPASKHEKVTILFSGIVGFSEFCAQHSDAEGAIMIINLLNEVYVKFDDLLKTNTDVYKVETVGDKYMAVSGLPEPCIDHARCIARLSLDMMDISNHLKDPYGNKIVITIGIHSGEVVTGVIGKRMPRYCLFGNTVNLTSRTETTGTKGKINVSEYAYRFLTSPENFDPEFEFEHRGHVKMKGKSEPMECYFMTRKVAKNK; encoded by the exons ATG TATGGTTTTGTGAACTACGCCTTGGAGTTGCTTGTGGTCCGTAATTTTGGAAATGAAGCATGGGAAAACATCAA GAAAGAGGCGGGCTTGGAAATGGAAGGTCATTTTCTGGTACGACAGGTGTACGAAGATGTTAAAACCTACGACCTGGTTGGTGCAGCCTCCAAGGTCCTTG AATTGCCAGCTGCTGATATCCTTCAATTCTTCGGAAAAATGTTTTTTGAGTTCTGTCAAGAGTCCGGATATGACAAGATTCTGCAAGTTCTAGGGGGTACCACTAGGGATTTTCTACAAAATTTGGACGCCTTGCACGACCATCTTGCCACCATATATCCAGGCATGCGCGCTCCATCTTTTCGATGTACAGAAAGGAAGGAGGATGGGGCTCTAATTCTTCACTATTACTCAGAACGTGATGGACTGGAACCTATAGTGATAGGTATCGTCAAAGAGGTCGCGCATAAACTTCACGAATCCGAGGTCGACGTGGAGGTCATAAACTTCAAGTCAAAAGACTGTGACCACGTGCAATTTGCCATTACTCATAAAGACAAGCAAGCAAAAGAAGTAGATTCTGTTTCTCCCGGTCACCATGGTATGTTTtctaaaatgaagaaaatcagCCCTGCTACATTTTGTCGGGCGTTTCCCTTTCATTTCATGTATGATCGTAACATGATCCTCCGACAGACGGGATCTTCGTTACAGAGGGTTATTCCTCATACAAGTGTGGACAACTGTCGTGTGGATTCTGTGTTTGAGATGATTCGTCCGCATATGGATTTTGAATTTAACAATGTACTCTCACACATTAACACTGTATACGTGCTGAGAACAAAACATGGGATATTGGATTCGGATGGTCTATATATACAAACGAATTTCACGGAGCACCATGATATTTCGCGGATGCGATTAAAAGGACAAATGATTTATGTTCCAGAGTCAGATATGATGTTATTTCTTTGTTCTCCAAGCGTGACAAATTTGGACGATTTGCATCGTAAGGGTCTCTATCTAAGCGACATTCCTCTTCATGATGCCACCCGTGACCTCGTGTTGCTGTCCGAACGGTTTGAGGCGGACTATAAATTAGCACAGAATTTGGAGGTACTTAATGACCAACTACAACAGACCTACCGCGAGCTGGAGGATGAAAAAGCCAAAACAGACAG ATTGATGTACTCTATTTTGCCAATATCAGTGGCTAACGAACTACGTCATCATCGCCCTGTACCAGCTTCCAAGCATGAGAAAGTCACCATCTTATTCAGTGGCATCGTGGGATTCAGCGAATTCTGTGCTCAACATTCGGATGCCGAAGGGGCCATAATGATAATCAATCTACTGAATGAAGTTTACGTTAAGTTTGATGACTTGCTGAAAACCAATACAGACGTGTACAAG GTTGAAACTGTTGGAGACAAATATATGGCAGTCAGCGGACTTCCAGAACCTTGTATTGACCATGCGCGTTGCATCGCTAGACTCTCCTTAGATATGATGGACATTTCCAACCATCTGAAAGATCCATATGGAAACAAAATTGTG ATTACAATAGGCATTCACTCTGGAGAAGTTGTGACTGGAGTAATTGGAAAGCGCATGCCCAGATATTGTCTGTTCGGAAACACCGTGAATCTTACAAGTCGAACGGAAACGACGGGTACCAAGGGCAAAATCAATGTGTCAGAATATGCCTACAG ATTTCTGACGTCTCCGGAAAATTTTGATcctgaatttgaatttgaacatCGAGGACACGTGAAAATGAAGGGCAAATCTGAGCCCATGGAGTGTTACTTCATGACCAGAAAAGTAGCGAAGAACAAATAG